In bacterium, the sequence AAATTCTGCGCCGGTAAACAACAGACCCAGCGAAAGAGCGACCGGAAGATAGCTGGCGTAACTATGTGAGTTTATTTTCATTTTTTCCACGCAACGGCTGACGACCGTGCCGTGTGCACGGTCGTACATGTACCGCACACCCTATTTCCATCGATCATGCGACCGGAATGCAGGCACACATAAATTTCGGCATGTACGAACACACAGCCCACATAAACTAAGAAATCATCATGTAAGATACAACGCTTCATCCCTGCCAAGTCCGAAAAGCGCCAAGCACCAACCACATCAAGAGCCCCGAAGGGGCGACCGATGATAAAATCCATTCCCGCACGAACCCGCAAACACCATGTCAAAGGCCCGCAGGGCCGGCCGGTATCAGCCCAGGGTACGAACCATGGGCTGCAATACAAAGATAAACTGATTCGCCAACAGCGTGGGCCACCACCGTGTCAACCGTTTACAGCGATACCGGGGTGCGGATCCCTGTTCCTCGATCTCTAATCCGCAGGCGTGGAAAAGCGCGCGCATGGTTTTCAGCGTATAAAAACGCACATGCCCCTCATCCAGAATGCCGCTAGTCGTGTAATCCCATCGCCCCATCAACAACCGAAGCCGAATGGAGATGTTGGCCACATTGGGGATGGAAACCACCATCACACCGTCGGGCGTTAGGTAATTCTGAAATTTTTTCAGCACCTCCTCAGGATTGAACAGATGCTCCAGCACATCGACAAACAAAACCACCTGAAAACGATGATCGGCAAATGGAAACGGATCCCTTTCCACATCCATCACTTCAGCGGCCTGCAGCACGCCGGCGGCGCTCCGCACCG encodes:
- a CDS encoding class I SAM-dependent methyltransferase yields the protein MGMAVDYDQKQMRYAQFYNAYVPAYIPAGKTVLDVGCSAGQLGKLLREEKGCTVYGVDISPEAVRSAAGVLQAAEVMDVERDPFPFADHRFQVVLFVDVLEHLFNPEEVLKKFQNYLTPDGVMVVSIPNVANISIRLRLLMGRWDYTTSGILDEGHVRFYTLKTMRALFHACGLEIEEQGSAPRYRCKRLTRWWPTLLANQFIFVLQPMVRTLG